From the genome of Haloplanus vescus:
CCGTCTCGGTCATACGTTGCTGTACGTCGTCGCGCAACTGTGCGGACGCGTCGACGCTCACGGCAGCTCCGACGCCGACCGTCAGGAGCAACACCACCGCGAACGCCACCGCGAGTTTGAGTCCGTACCGGCGACGAAACCGGTTCAGGACGGGAAGGCCCATGGTCTGAACGCCATTTGGTGCAGTGTTTAATAATCACACCCCCCCAAGTATAGCGTCTGATAATCGGAGGCAGTCAGTCGGACGGCGTCGCCGCGTCGGCGCTCGGGTCGACCGCGTCTTGGAGGCCGATTCGCGAGCGGAGTCGAGGGACGAGTGTCCGGTCAACCGCGAAGGGACCGCTCCCAGTGATGAGCAGCGCGGAGGTGAGGCCGAAGAGCGTGACGTGGGCGAGGACGGGGTCGTCGGGCAGGCCGAAGAGCGTCGTCGTGAGGATGAGGAATCCGGCCCCGGCGGCGCTGCGAGTGAAGGTTCCGGTCAGGATGCAGAGGCCGACGACGAGTTCGCCGAGGCCCGCGCCGAACACCCACATCTCGGGCGAGACGGGGACGACGGCGGTGAGCCCGTATTTCTCGACCACCTGCAAGGCACGCCCCGAGTTGAGCCACTTCTCGGTCACGCCGAGATAGGCGAAGTTGAGGCCGAGGAAGAGGCGGATGAGCAGCGGCGCGACGGATTTCTCGACGCCGAAGCGAGAGAGCAGGTCACCGACGGTGGTCACGCCCCGGAACCGACTCATGAGCGTGCCGTCGGTGACGACCAGTCGGCGGAGCAGCAGGTCGGCGCTCGGCTGTCCTGGGCCGACGACGAGGATGCCGAGGAAGCCGGCGACGTACTCGGAGCTGAGCAAGAGCGTGGGGAAGTGCATCGTCAGGCCGACGGCGTAGGTGAGGAGGCCGGCCACGGCGGCCAGTCGGGTCGCCAGCCCGAACAGGAGACAGAAGGCGATGGTGACCTGCACGATACGGGCTTCGACGCTGACGACAGGTGAGAAGAAGTAGCCACTGAAGCCGGCACCCATGAGTGGGAGGCCGGTGGCGAGTCGCAACAGCCAGCCGAGATACGGCTGGTAGGAGCGGAGCGTCCGCCGCGTCACCGTCACGTCCGCGAGGTGGTCGCCGTAGCGAAGCCACCCGAGCGTTGCGACGGTGACGCCCACCGCGCCGCCGAGCAGGAGTGCGAGGTTCAGCGGATCGGAGAGGACGGCGAGGAGGAAGTCAACGACAGCGGGGCCGCCCTCCCCGTCTTCGGTCACGTAGTCGACGTGTGCGGCGACGGGGGAAGCGACGAGCGTGGCGCCAGTCGCTCCCGCCAGGACGCGCCGCGCCCAGCGAAGATACATCGGTGACTATTGGGGGACGACGCTGATAAAAAACGCGGCTGGCGTGGGCCTACAGGCCGACGTTCGCGGCGAGCGGCCACGCCGAACTCGCGAGCGCGAGGAAGACGAGGGCGCCGCCGAGGAGCGCGACGTTCTTCAGGAAGTTGTTGAACTCGCCCTGTCGCTGGTCCTCGGGTGCGTTCCAGAAGTCGTGCATCGTGGGCGTGGCGCCGACGAGGAAGACGGCGATGGCACCCGCGGCAATCGTCGGATAGACGCCGAGGATGAGGCCGAGGCCACCGGCGATGAGCATGCCGCCGGAGAAGGGCACGCCGAGCGACGCGGCGGGGATACCCTTCGCCTGCGCGTAGCCGATCATGCCCTCGGCATCGAGGAAGTGGTTCAGACCGGTAAAGGCCATCACGCCGCCGAAGAGGACGCGAGCAAGCAGGAAGACGACGCCCGCACCTGCGGAGTCGAAGACCATCAGGCGGTCACCTCAGTCGATACGAACGTGTCGAAATCGATTGTAGCGTTCATCGTACCCCGTCATACTCCCCCCGTAGATATATAGTTTATCTGATACTCGTGTCACCGGGTGGCGTGCGTGTTACCGGGGTGGCCCCTCTCACGGTAACACTCTGATACCTGATTCGGAACGTAACTGGTATCCCGGCGGATGGAATATCGTGAGTATGGCAATCCAGACGGGAACGGGGGACGCGGAGACGTGTTACGTCATCGAATCGCTCGAACAGATTGGCTCCCAGTGGCGACTGGCGGTCCTGCACGACTTGCAGGGCGAGGAGAAGCGCTTCAACGAACTCAAGCGGTCGACGGGCGCGAGTTCGCGGACGCTCTCGCGCGTCGTCGACGACCTGCAGGAGATGGGCT
Proteins encoded in this window:
- a CDS encoding DoxX family protein — protein: MYLRWARRVLAGATGATLVASPVAAHVDYVTEDGEGGPAVVDFLLAVLSDPLNLALLLGGAVGVTVATLGWLRYGDHLADVTVTRRTLRSYQPYLGWLLRLATGLPLMGAGFSGYFFSPVVSVEARIVQVTIAFCLLFGLATRLAAVAGLLTYAVGLTMHFPTLLLSSEYVAGFLGILVVGPGQPSADLLLRRLVVTDGTLMSRFRGVTTVGDLLSRFGVEKSVAPLLIRLFLGLNFAYLGVTEKWLNSGRALQVVEKYGLTAVVPVSPEMWVFGAGLGELVVGLCILTGTFTRSAAGAGFLILTTTLFGLPDDPVLAHVTLFGLTSALLITGSGPFAVDRTLVPRLRSRIGLQDAVDPSADAATPSD
- a CDS encoding DoxX family protein; its protein translation is MVFDSAGAGVVFLLARVLFGGVMAFTGLNHFLDAEGMIGYAQAKGIPAASLGVPFSGGMLIAGGLGLILGVYPTIAAGAIAVFLVGATPTMHDFWNAPEDQRQGEFNNFLKNVALLGGALVFLALASSAWPLAANVGL
- a CDS encoding winged helix-turn-helix transcriptional regulator, whose product is MAIQTGTGDAETCYVIESLEQIGSQWRLAVLHDLQGEEKRFNELKRSTGASSRTLSRVVDDLQEMGFVDRRLEEDAPVATYYSLTEKGQSLCPVFDAIGDWAEEWMAEEPTAEESTA